A genomic window from Winogradskyella sp. J14-2 includes:
- a CDS encoding glycosyltransferase family 2 protein: protein MNYKLTIIIPVYNEEDNLERVETELSNYLKIASVPTCILFVNDGSKDNSQAMIEAICDRNDAFDYVLFKGNRGLSAAIKAGFDYAETELVGYIDSDLQTSPEDFNLLLDHINDNELVTGVRADRKDSFVKNMSSKIANGIRRAFTKDGMDDTGCPLKIIKTDYAKRIPMFRGLHRFLPAMIMLQNGRVTQIPVRHFPRIAGTAKFGLWNRLLGPLMDCFAYLWMKKKYINYDVAKTSK from the coding sequence ATGAATTACAAATTAACCATCATAATACCTGTTTATAATGAAGAGGATAATCTAGAACGTGTTGAAACAGAGCTTTCAAACTATTTAAAGATTGCTTCTGTACCAACATGTATTTTATTTGTAAATGATGGTTCTAAGGACAATAGTCAAGCTATGATTGAGGCTATTTGCGATCGTAATGACGCTTTTGACTATGTACTTTTTAAAGGAAACCGCGGTTTAAGTGCTGCTATAAAAGCTGGCTTTGATTATGCTGAAACTGAACTTGTTGGTTATATTGATTCAGACTTACAAACCTCTCCAGAGGATTTTAATTTATTATTAGATCATATTAATGACAACGAATTAGTAACTGGTGTACGTGCCGATCGCAAGGATTCTTTTGTTAAGAATATGTCTTCCAAGATTGCTAATGGCATTAGACGTGCGTTTACCAAAGATGGTATGGATGATACAGGTTGTCCTCTTAAAATCATTAAAACTGACTATGCCAAACGTATTCCAATGTTTAGAGGTTTACATCGTTTTTTACCTGCAATGATTATGCTGCAGAATGGCAGAGTTACCCAAATACCTGTTCGTCATTTTCCAAGGATAGCTGGTACCGCAAAATTTGGACTTTGGAATCGTCTTCTTGGACCATTAATGGATTGCTTTGCCTATTTATGGATGAAGAAAAAGTACATTAATTATGATGTTGCTAAAACCAGCAAATGA
- a CDS encoding lipid-A-disaccharide synthase N-terminal domain-containing protein, translating into MKDWIIYSIGFFAQILFSSRLLIQWVTSEKQRKVITPTTFWTLSLMASFLLFIYGYLRLDFAIMLGQSLTYFIYIRNLQLQGQWQKFPKLVQILLFIVPVLIVIFYYNNNKIDIELLFKNEAIPTWLLILGIVAQVIFTLRFVYQWIHAERHKESSLPMGFWVLSLIGASLILTYAIIRQDPVLFVGHLFGMIIYARNAYLIRQTND; encoded by the coding sequence ATGAAAGACTGGATCATTTATAGCATAGGATTTTTTGCGCAGATACTGTTCTCGTCTAGATTGCTCATTCAATGGGTAACTTCAGAAAAACAACGCAAGGTTATTACTCCTACGACGTTCTGGACATTAAGCCTAATGGCGTCATTCTTGTTATTTATTTATGGATACTTACGCTTAGATTTTGCTATAATGCTTGGTCAGAGTTTAACATACTTTATTTATATCAGAAACTTACAGCTACAAGGTCAATGGCAAAAGTTTCCTAAGCTGGTTCAGATATTATTATTTATTGTTCCGGTTCTTATTGTAATTTTCTATTACAATAACAATAAGATTGATATTGAGCTTCTATTTAAAAACGAAGCCATACCAACATGGTTGCTTATTTTAGGTATTGTAGCTCAAGTGATTTTTACGCTGCGTTTTGTATACCAATGGATTCATGCAGAACGACATAAAGAATCATCTTTACCCATGGGATTTTGGGTACTGAGTTTAATCGGCGCTTCTTTAATTTTAACTTATGCTATCATAAGACAAGATCCTGTCTTATTTGTTGGTCATCTCTTTGGTATGATCATTTATGCAA